One Euphorbia lathyris chromosome 1, ddEupLath1.1, whole genome shotgun sequence DNA segment encodes these proteins:
- the LOC136211087 gene encoding probable inactive receptor kinase At4g23740, which translates to MEAKHIFFSVLFLGFALIAVIADPVDDKKALLDFVNNLPHSRSLKWNESSSICNWTGITCSKDGFHVIAVRLPGVGFTGAVPANTISRLSALQTLSLRSNLISGDFPQDFSNLKNLSYLYLQFNNLSGSLPSDFSVWNNLTVVNLSNNRFNGSIPLSISNLTHLASLNLANNSLAGEIPNFDLPNLQQLILSNNNLTGNVPKLLGRFPSSSFSGNNISLETSVSPVLAPISAPNPRTKKLGEIALLGIIIAACVLGVVAFALLLILCCSRKKSKDELFSGKLQKGQMTPEKMVSRTQDANNRLVFFEGCNYAFDLEDLLRASAEVLGKGTFGMAYKAILEDSTTVVVKRLKEVSVSKRDFEQQMEVVGSIRHENVVDLKAYYYSKDEKLMVCEYYSQGSVSSILHGKRGGERISLDWNARMNIATGAARGIARIHAENGGKFVHGNIKSSNIFLNSQQYGCISDLGLATIMSALAPPISRAAGYRAPEVTDTRKAGQPSDVYSFGVVLLELLTGKSPIHTTGGDEIIHLVRWVHSVVREEWTAEVFDVELMRCPNIEEEMVEMLQIALSCVVRMPDQRPKMTEIVKMIENVRRVEVEYRPPSGNRSESSTPPPPPPDVEEES; encoded by the exons ATGGAAGCTAAGCACATCTTCTTCTCCGTTTTATTTCTAGGTTTTGCTTTAATTGCTGTAATTGCAGACCCCGTAGACGATAAGAAAGCTTTACTTGATTTTGTTAACAATTTGCCTCATTCTCGCTCATTGAAATGGAACGAGAGCTCTTCAATCTGCAACTGGACTGGAATTACTTGTAGCAAAGATGGGTTTCATGTTATAGCTGTGAGATTGCCCGGAGTTGGGTTTACAGGCGCTGTTCCGGCAAACACTATTAGCCGTCTTTCAGCTTTGCAGACATTGAGCCTTAGATCTAATCTTATAAGTGGGGATTTCCCTCAGGATTTCTCTAATCTGAAGAATTTATCTTATCTTTATCTGCAGTTCAACAATTTATCTGGGTCTCTTCCGTCTGATTTCTCTGTTTGGAACAATCTCACTGTTGTTAATTTGTCTAACAACAGATTCAATGGAAGTATTCCTCTCTCAATTTCAAATTTAACCCACCTTGCTTCTTTGAATCTCGCGAACAATTCACTTGCAGGTGAAATCCCTAATTTTGATTTACCCAATTTGCAACAGTTGATTTTGTCTAACAACAATCTTACTGGTAATGTACCTAAATTACTTGGAAGATTCCCTAGTTCTTCATTTTCGGGTAACAATATTTCATTAGAAACTTCGGTTTCGcctgttttagctcctatttctGCTCCGAATCCGAGAACTAAGAAGCTTGGCGAAATAGCATTGTTGGGGATTATTATTGCTGCTTGTGTTTTAGGGGTTGTAGCATTTGCTCTTCTGCTAATCCTTTGTTGCTCAAGGAAGAAGAGCAAGGATGAGTTGTTTTCGGGTAAGTTGCAGAAGGGTCAAATGACACCAGAGAAAATGGTGTCTAGGACTCAGGATGCTAATAATCGGTTGGTTTTCTTTGAGGGGTGTAATTACGCTTTCGATTTGGAGGATTTATTGAGGGCTTCTGCTGAGGTTTTGGGGAAAGGTACATTCGGTATGGCTTATAAGGCGATACTGGAGGATTCAACTACGGTTGTGGTGAAGAGGTTGAAGGAAGTGAGTGTCAGCAAGCGCGATTTCGAGCAGCAAATGGAGGTTGTGGGGAGTATTCGGCACGAGAATGTGGTTGATTTGAAGGCTTACTACTATTCCAAAGATGAGAAGCTAATGGTGTGTGAATATTACAGTCAGGGGAGTGTTTCTTCTATCTTACACG GCAAAAGAGGAGGCGAGCGAATCTCCCTCGACTGGAATGCCAGAATGAATATTGCAACAGGAGCAGCGCGAGGAATTGCTCGTATCCATGCAGAGAATGGCGGGAAATTTGTCCACGGGAACATAAAATCCTCGAACATCTTTCTCAACTCGCAACAGTATGGCTGCATATCCGACCTTGGTTTAGCGACTATAATGAGCGCACTAGCCCCTCCTATTTCTCGAGCTGCTGGCTATCGGGCTCCAGAAGTGACAGACACCCGAAAAGCAGGACAGCCTTCAGATGTCTACAGCTTCGGCGTGGTACTACTAGAGCTTCTAACTGGAAAGTCCCCCATTCACACTACTGGTGGTGACGAAATCATTCACTTAGTCCGGTGGGTTCATTCGGTCGTTCGAGAGGAATGGACAGCCGAAGTATTCGACGTGGAGCTAATGAGATGTCCaaatatagaggaagaaatggTGGAAATGCTGCAGATAGCATTGTCTTGTGTCGTAAGAATGCCGGATCAAAGACCGAAAATGACAGAGATAGTTAAAATGATTGAAAATGTCAGGAGAGTTGAGGTTGAGTACCGGCCGCCGTCCGGGAACAGATCAGAAAGTTCAACTCCACCACCACCGCCTCCGGACGTGGAGGAAGAATCATGA